From Poecilia reticulata strain Guanapo linkage group LG3, Guppy_female_1.0+MT, whole genome shotgun sequence:
attttcaatcaTATGAACATAAACTTTAGTTCAATTGACTAATTTTGTCTCATGTTTAttccttttgtattttgaaGCTCTGGTAGCTTCTTACTGggtgttacatttttttgaggaattgttttttcagtgtttttctttttgttaactCTTGCATTTCATATGTAAATTATGGCTTCTGCTTGTTCaaattgattttgtaaaaacatcCCCTGGAAGGCGAGCAGCAGTTCAGTAGCAGTGCAGCCAGAAACACGATGTACGTGTAAAAGATGTGTAATAAatattattcacagaaaaaactaaataacttAAAGTGACACATAAAGCAGCAGAATAAACCACCAGGACAGGGACACTAAGTGTTCATATATCCTtactcttcctgtttttttggatatttatttttttaaagatgagcagagcagcaggtgtTTTAACTGTACGCTCTCTCAGTCTCACCTTTGTCTCCATGTAAACATAAACGTGTGCCCTTATTCGGCTGTCAGTTCCACTtcgttttcttcagttttgaaAACACGGCCCGCTGTGTTTATGCTGCGTTTCTGCTTGTGTTTAATTGTAAATACAAATTAGCCTTCATTATCCAACGCCACCATCATTCCACATTGCCATGTCTTCAAAAATAATGGTGTTTTAATGCCACATTAAGCAGCAGGTTAAAGCTTTgcggtttatttttgttgcttttgtttcctttagACAGAAAATCCTAACGCACAAAGACCATACACATTCAAGGATTTTCTGCTCCACCCACGAAGGTTTGCATTTCATCAcactttcattttgcttttgagCATTTCCCCATTGACGTTTCTTGGCTTCATCTAAAcacgttttctgtttttttttcttttcttccctggTCAGCCATAAGtccagggtcaaaggtcatctgcGTCTCAAAATGACCTACCTGCCGAAGAACTTGGGCTCAGAAGAGGAGACAGCAGATCAGACAGAGGATTTGGATGTAAGCTAGTGCTTCGTTTAGTTTTTCCGTGCAGTGATGCTTCATCTGATTAAATCATCATAACATAGATTAAACTTGAGAGCATCACAGGCCACTCTTAGAGCGTTATTctgaatgtttaatttattttttccttttgtttttagctaaatTTTAGTTTGGTTTTGAGTGTTGATTGTGGTTGGTCAGTGTTCATGTATGTTTTCATATGTGCAAAAActtaattaatataaaaaaataaaaagcagtgcCCAAGAGGAGatgcacattttgcagatttttatccatccatccatccattttctttcacccttgtcccttagtggggtcgggagggttgctggtgtccatctccagctagcgtgccgggcaagaggcggggtcaccctggacaggtcgccagtctgtcgcagggcaacacagagacacacaggacaaacaaccatgcacacacacactcacacctaggggcaatttagacagactaattaacctgacagtcaggaaaccggagtacccggagaaaacccacgcatgcacagggagaacatgcaaactccatgcagaaagaccagggccgggaatcgaacccagaaccttcttgctgcaaggcaacagctctaccaactgcgccactgtgcagcccgcagatttttatttgtaaaataaaaaaacagacttaaacCATGAATAATTTTCCAGCCTCTTAACTTAcatgacaaagaaataaaaacggTAGTTTTCCACATCTGCACTGagtgatttaaatattttcctcctgTGCAGCCGGGCTGGGAGCTTCTGGACCAGGACATGTCGGGCCCCAGGCAGAGCCAGAtgctgcctcctcttcctcctggctGGGAGGAGCGGCAGGACAACCTCGGCAGGATCTACTTCGTCAACCACGTGACCAGAACCACGCAGTGGCACCGGCCCACCATGCAGTAGGATATCCTCCATGCCTCCATGAGTGACATCGTTTCCTCAGATTCATTCCCCGGTGGATGGGAGCcaacatgtgtttgtgtgtctgttgaACAAAGGCAGAGCAACGGGGAGAGCCACCGGCCGCAGAACAGCAACACAGATGTGGAACCTGCCTTCATCACACGCAGACAGATCTCAGACCACGACGAGAACGCCACGCCGCAGGAGTCTCCAGAGGTAACGCCGTTCTGCTTCCTGTCCAGGCCCACAGTGATGCATCTTAAAGGAACTCTTTAACTGATCCTCAGTTTTTATTCTGcaaaagcttttattgctttttgacAGAACCGAAAACTCAGTTAGAGAATTAGGATGTTTTTCTCCAATCCACTCCTTGTGTTTCCACAAATCAGAGTGATTCATTTTGTTTGGCAGtattgttttacagcttctcttcatttggactttgaattcaggtcaactctacAGCGGGATATTAAAACCTTaaggtctttctttttttatgataatATTAAAGTCATAGTGTCGTAATAATAAAATCGTAATTAAGTAGTAATTTTATCAAAATACCAACAtgaaaaatgactcaaaaaattTTATGTTGAACATCTTTGAAGTTATACTTTATCAGTTTTACACATAGTAAAATAATTGATCTTTTAACACATCGGCGTCAAATTATTATCAGTGTCAGGACTTTGAAGCGATTGCGCAAACGACTGAGTCTGTTTagaagaaaaccacaaagataGAGATGGTTATGCTGATATCTAGAAGCTTTTCTTCTCacggaaacaatttttttctcttaattttaagacattctagtaaaattgcatctttattcttcTAGATGAACAAAAGTTCTCATAGCCGGACCCTAATACTCCATCATAAAACTCACAGAAtggatgactgaaataaaagccactttttgaaaatattcccCATCGTTTGTAATTTctattttagaaaagaaagatCTAAATCAGATCTGATATggcaaagattttatttttaagccatgcTGCCCCGCCCTGTTGCTGATCCATTAAGTCACATGACGACTTGCTAATGCAGTGAGAGTTTAATTCACTCTGCCAAAATATAACGTTCTGTTCAAGATATAACGTTctgtaatgaaaatgtttgtttctcagcACATTTATTGTATTACTTCAGCTCACAATCATGCAAGTTAAGAAAAGTTAACAGGTATCAGTGACTCTGCCTCGCTGCTGTagtagtaataaataaataagcatatatttaatattacttCAGAACTTTTAACCAAATACCaggagtcattttgtttttttcttctagcatctgaatgttttttaccCTTAGGTCTCAATTGTTTTTGGATGATTTAATGAAAGTTTTAACTCTCGGTGTGGTTAGCTCCACCTTAATGAAACCGATGACTTTCAGCTCATCGTAAGCCTTTAATCGTGATACATGGAACAACCCTTTGGTctaatgcttaaaaataacacaaagccTCTGCCTTATGCAACACTTTTCATACCTGCTTATGACACTTGATTGAATTTATTTCCAGAAGTCACACATTCTCTcataaaaactttaactttaactttatgTTGCCTCCAGATTTATTAGTAGATGTGCAAAAAGCTCCAAGATAAATGATAATTCGCCACGCTTTATGAGTATAAGCTGCAATCCTCTCACGTCAGCATTTCAGAGCAAAAAGCTGAGGGGAAACTTTGTTCCATTACCTGCCTGATGCCAAACAGACGACACCGAGTGACGATCTGATCAGCCTGGTGGAAACGACACACTCCACGTATTTAACTCTACAGGTTTTAAGAaagaacaaatacagaaaagaaGAGACTTAATCTTCGACTTGTTTGGGCCTGAAACAGTCTTCCAGTCTGTGGGATTAATTGTTTAAATAGGTTCCCACTTACCAAAACATAGTTCTTATCAATAACAGTGTAGTGTTGTATTGAGAAACTGTTATTGTTGTTCaaactggattaaaaatgtaacatttttaacaaaaccagaaaaaagctaaattaccTTTGACCTCCTGCCTTGATGTGgtgctttaaaacatttaaataaatgattctttgttttgaagGATGTTCTGAATAACCTCCTGTTAGTTTAATCTTACATAGCATTATTGACTGGGATCAGTAGAAACACATTTGattaccaattttttttgtttttgaggaaaaataaactttagtgCCATATTCCAGTCAGATCTTCAACTAGACCACATCAGTGATGTGTTGGTAAACGTTGCAGACGACATATTGTGGTACTGATGCATCTGAAACTTTTAAGGCTTGATTATCTGGTGAACTGGTTTAGGTGTTTTGGGTTTTCCAGACCTCAGAGGTTTTATGTTGACTGTATGGAGTTCCTCAAGGCTCCATTCCTGAGCCTCAGCTTTGTGTGTGTCGAAGCACtgaatttaaaatctcttcGTTGGTCTGCTTAAAGGTCTTGAACCTACTACACTCTGCAGACAACTTTCTGAAACCACGAGACTTTCAGAAAACACTACAGTTTCAAAATACAAGAACGTTTTATGAGTTTATCTGCATTTTATCAGTGTTACTTCTTATCTAAATTATACTTTTcttactctttttttgtttttaaagtattttttcttgcatttccttattttctgctaagcccttttttttttttcttcttaaccTCACTGTCTCTTTACGCTCCAGAGCTGGGAGATCCTCACAGAGGACGAATCCACTTTGCACCCCAGAAACCATCAGCTCGCATCGCCCGTGTCCAGCGAGCCGCCGGCCTTCTCGTCGTTCAGCGACGAGAACAGGAACCATCGCGTTTCACAATCCTCGGCTAGAGAACGGCGCAGTTCACAGAATGTGAGAAGCACGAGGTTCCTCTTAACAAAATTCATAAACAGACTAATGAGAGCCATCCGCTTCCACCgagagaggaagggagggaggctGAAAGCTGATCTGTGCTGTCTGATAACAGATTTCATGTCTTCTGCTGCAGAATCATATGAGTAATTCAAACCATTCCAGTCTCAGAGAAAGTTCGCAGACTTCTACAAGAGAGGAACAACCTGTCAGTCCTGTGGTGGGTACTTTCTGCCTCCTCAAAAGGTTGACTAATCTGGCTTCACTTCACCACACACTAAACTACTGGTGCCTCTGCTGCGTCTCAGCTCTCACAGCTGCTGCTCCGTCTTTCCCTGCTATATAGTTGAACTCAGTGTCTGTCTACATGGGAGGCGTTACTGatcagtgttatttatttatattgttcaaTAGTTACTTCCCTCGTCCCCTCAGTTGCCTCCAGGCTGGGAGGAGAAGCGTGACAATAAAGGAAGACGCTACTACATCAACCACAACACCCGAACCACCACATGGGTGCGACCAGTCGTTCAGGTACAAAGCTTTCTTATTACTGCTCACTTTGCATAtcataaatctgacgcacagtCAACATCTGCAAGCAGCAGATCCTCTCCTGGCCCTCTtggttcatttttgcttttaaagatgACCTGATGGGACGTCGCTGTGTGCAAGTTCTGCAGAAAGGAGTTGGCTTATCAGCGAATCTGTCCAAGACTAAAGTATCATCTGAATGCAAATCATGTTGCAGCAAGCACAGACTTCAAACATTATGTGAAGGTTCAGGGTTTCCTGACACACTTGAAAGCTGAACGGCTGTAATAATGACGCTTCTCACCAAACTGATGGTTAAATAACAGATTGAAAACAAATATCTCTGTTGTTGAGCTCGTATGTCTATTTATTGCATAATTTAGCaatgaaaaaggtttttgaattGAAGTGACTGGAGATCGTTAACGTGGCAACGCCAGTTAAATGAACTTGATTTGGTTAACAAatcagcaggaagcaggaatatttaaatttctgtcAATGACAAGAGGAGACCCAAAACGTGTAGGTGGAATGATAAGCTTATCATACCTTCACTTTTAAATGGCTGTATTAATTTTGAAATACAGCCATTTCAAAATTTATACAGCAGAGTCTTTCCTGtgtatttatctaaaatatatCTCTAAGGAATTTTAACTGAGTCTGTAGACgaactcataaaataaaattatcataATCAAACcttcttgtgtttgtttaacaAATTGTTTGTAaacgttttttaaatttacagtaaaagacACAGTTTTAACTTGTCACAACAATCATTCCACACATGACTCTCTCAAACTGGAATACTAtcgtttttttaatatttgacatttagtttgttttaaaacaatccTTTCTCTACTTTGACTTTATACTCTAATAATCTATAAAATATACATTCATgtaatttcacagaaaaaaaattgctatgCTGAGCTTTATGtacacttttttcactttattttttattactcattgaaaacattaaataaaaccaactaaTACAAATACATACACATGGGGGATATGATGGGAAAGGATGTTATAAGATGATAAAAAATGCAGGTCACACCAAAATCACAGAAAGGGCGAGAGAAAATAATTGCCTTatctttagatttattttaaactttgattaaatttgGTTTCCCAAAAGTTGAcctgtttataaaataattgattCTGTTTCTTCCCATTCTTATACTAAACtttatataaaactttattggtttatttgttgGACAGAAATCTGCAGACGCAGCGGCGGCGgcaacagcagcagcggcggcggcaacagcagcagcggcggcggcacCAGCAGAGGCGGCACCAGCAGCGGCGGCACCACAGAGTGGATCAGCTTCGCCTCAGAACTCCAGCTCGCAGTCCCAGCCGGCGGCGGTCGGCCCCACATACGCCGCTCAGCCCAGACCGAGCGCAGAGGCCTCAGGCTTACCGCAGGGCTGGGAGGTGCGCAGCGCTCCAAACGGAAGACCTTTCTTTATCAATCACAACACAAAGATGACCACCTGGGTGAGAGCAGGAACGGCTTCTGATCTCCGTCACCAACTGCCGTTATTTATCTTTGACTGAAACACAACCTGCTTGTGCTCCTCAGGAAGATCCCAGGCTCAGGATTCCTGCGCAGAGAAGGAGGACCGGCTCACTCGACCCCAAAGACCTCGGCCCGCTGCCAGTAAGCTCTTCAATTACAGACGCTCGGGAACGACGTGGCTGGGACAAATgcttgtgtatatatatatttaggtCACTGGATGCGTGGTGGACATGAAGTTCTGTAAcatgtttctgatgttttcttcGTTTGCAGCCTGGATGGGAAGAGCGGATCCACAGCGATGGCAGGATATTCTACATAAATCACAGTCCGTACGCTTTCATAGACTCAAAATTACAAACTGAATTCATGCagtattaatattttcttaCTGTCTGtggatgacatttaaaaaaattttcatcTGATAGACACCAGAGCCACACAGTGGGACGATCCCAGACTGCAGAACTCGGCTATAACTGGTCCAGTGAGTatagaaagaaatattttgccATAGaagcactgaaaaaacacatgatttttggatttatttttattgtagtacacttaaaatgagacaaatctACCTTACATGTAACTCTTCAGACTCTTTACACATCAACTaggactttttcatcaaaattaaggaattatttactgaaaacaagctcatgtttcctgctgaaagtcttatttattctgttaagatatttgctcttgaaacaggacaaaaatacttaagactttgtgtttttgcagtgagtaAGAAGCTGTAGTGTCTCTTAATGCCGTTGTTTCATCACAGGCCGTGCCTTACTCTCGAGATTAC
This genomic window contains:
- the nedd4a gene encoding E3 ubiquitin-protein ligase NEDD4 isoform X5, which encodes MTYLPKNLGSEEETADQTEDLDPGWELLDQDMSGPRQSQMLPPLPPGWEERQDNLGRIYFVNHVTRTTQWHRPTMQQSNGESHRPQNSNTDVEPAFITRRQISDHDENATPQESPESWEILTEDESTLHPRNHQLASPVSSEPPAFSSFSDENRNHRVSQSSARERRSSQNNHMSNSNHSSLRESSQTSTREEQPVSPVLLPSSPQLPPGWEEKRDNKGRRYYINHNTRTTTWVRPVVQKSADAAAAATAAAAAATAAAAAAPAEAAPAAAAPQSGSASPQNSSSQSQPAAVGPTYAAQPRPSAEASGLPQGWEVRSAPNGRPFFINHNTKMTTWEDPRLRIPAQRRRTGSLDPKDLGPLPPGWEERIHSDGRIFYINHNTRATQWDDPRLQNSAITGPAVPYSRDYKQKYEFFRKRLIKPADIPNRFELKLKRNSVLEDSYRRILAVKRPELLKARLWVEFEGEKGLDYGGLAREWFFLMSKEMFNPYYGLFEYSATDNYTLQVNPNSGLCNEDHLTYFKFIGRVAGMAVFHGKLLDAFFIRPFYKMMLEKQITLQDMESVDSEYFNSLKWILENDPEDLDLRFTIDEELFGETHQHDLKPGGSEIVVTNENKKEYIDLVMQWRFVNRIQKQMTAFKDGFFELIPKDLIRIFDGNELELLMCGLGDVDVNDWRQNTKYKSGYCGDHMVIQWFWKTVLLMDAEKRIRLLQFVTGTSRVPMNGFAELYGSNGPQLFTIELWGTSDKLPRAHTCFNRLDLPPYESFEELREKLNIAIENAQGFDGVD